One genomic window of Camelina sativa cultivar DH55 chromosome 5, Cs, whole genome shotgun sequence includes the following:
- the LOC104788315 gene encoding transcription termination factor MTEF18, mitochondrial, protein MFMVRLKFSSISHNFSTAAAKHRRVPSKYKSLAIGQAQQAITDYLHTTRSLSYTHAEHIATNASVSIRNLILKLDFSVPTFSKSLRKHLSYHPINEFEFFFESIGIDYSEVNEFLPEKKFFFYEDRSVLDAACALSKFGFPWNKLGKLYKEERFVFVQSPGEIESRLFKFKDMGFTSVAVIGVCLAMPRTLCGGGELGSEIRCLFVKLKRLFDEFDSLHLFEENVESWHDISRKVRVFYDLGCCENEEMWELMCRNKSVFVEYSEEALMRKVEYFCRFGVRKEDVALLILRNPGIMDFDLEKPVISVTGMLKHFGLSQDEVDGVAQRYPYVLGRNKLKNLPYVLRALDLHERIFDRLKNGNHHLLASYSLMDPEEDLDREYQEGLEELQNSRTKTHHVQKLDFLHEIGFGENGITMKVLQHVHGTAIELQDRFQVLLNNGIVLSKICMLIRSAPKILNQKPHSIQDKLRFLCGEMGDSLEYLDVFPAYLCFDLENRINPRFRFHKWLVEKGLSEKSYSIASIVATSEKAFIARLYGIHPAIPKHWFERFSNRKTRYTVS, encoded by the coding sequence ATGTTCATGGTTAGATTAAAATTCTCATCGATCTCTCACAATTTTAGTACGGCGGCGGCGAAACATAGAAGAGTGCCGTCCAAGTACAAGTCACTAGCCATCGGACAAGCCCAGCAAGCCATCACAGACTATCTCCACACAACCAGGTCTCTCTCCTACACTCACGCCGAACACATTGCCACAAACGCCTCTGTTTCGATTCGAAACCTCATCTTAAAGCTTGATTTCTCTGTTCCCACCTTCTCAAAATCGCTTCGGAAGCATCTCAGTTACCACCCGATTAACGAATTCGAGTTTTTCTTCGAGAGCATTGGCATTGATTACAGCGAGGTCAACGAGTTTTTACCTGAGAAGAAATTTTTCTTCTATGAGGATCGGAGTGTGTTGGATGCAGCTTGTGCTTTATCTAAATTCGGGTTTCCTTGGAACAAGCTTGGTAAGTTGTATAAAGAGGAAAGGTTTGTTTTTGTGCAGAGTCCTGGAGAGATTGAATCCAGGCTGTTTAAGTTTAAAGATATGGGATTCACTTCTGTTGCGGTGATTGGTGTTTGTTTAGCGATGCCTCGTACTCTATGTGGAGGTGGTGAATTGGGTTCGGAGATacgttgtttgtttgttaagcTGAAGAGGctttttgatgaatttgattcACTGCatctttttgaagaaaatgTGGAGTCTTGGCACGACATTAGTAggaaagttagggttttttacGATTTGGGTTGTTGTGAGAATGAAGAGATGTGGGAGTTGATGTGTAGAAATAAGTCAGTTTTTGTTGAATACTCTGAAGAAGCTCTGATGAGAAAGGTGGAATATTTTTGTAGGTTTGGTGTTAGGAAAGAAGATGTTGCTCTTTTGATTCTTCGTAATCCAGGTATTATGGATTTTGATCTTGAGAAACCGGTGATCTCAGTTACGGGGATGCTTAAGCATTTTGGATTGAGTCAGGATGAAGTGGATGGTGTTGCTCAGAGATACCCATACGTTTTAGGTAGAAACAAACTGAAGAATCTGCCTTATGTGTTAAGAGCATTAGATCTACATGAAAGGATCTTTGATAGATTGAAGAATGGGAATCATCATTTACTTGCGAGCTATTCATTGATGGATCCCGAAGAAGATTTAGACAGAGAATATCAAGAAGGCTTGGAGGAGCTTCAGAACTCAAGAACCAAAACACACCATGTTCAAAAACTGGACTTCCTTCATGAAATAGGGTTTGGCGAAAACGGTATAACCATGAAGGTACTACAGCATGTCCATGGTACCGCCATAGAGCTACAAGATAGATTCCAAGTCTTACTAAATAATGGAATCGTTTTGTCAAAGATATGTATGTTGATAAGATCAGCACCAAAGATCTTGAACCAGAAACCGCATAGCATACAGGATAAGCTAAGGTTCCTCTGTGGCGAGATGGGAGATTCTTTGGAATACCTAGATGTTTTCCCAGCTTATCTATGTTTTGACCTGGAGAACAGAATCAATCCAAGGTTCAGATTCCATAAATGGCTTGTGGAGAAAGGGTTGAGCGAGAAAAGCTATTCAATTGCAAGCATTGTAGCTACGAGCGAAAAGGCCTTCATAGCTCGTCTATATGGGATTCATCCAGCAATCCCGAAACATTGGTTTGAACGCTTCTCCAACAGAAAAACCAGATACACTGTATCCTAA
- the LOC104788314 gene encoding uncharacterized protein LOC104788314, whose translation MFRQSMAFPPPIHGSDAPPPSQPPPVVTVSETSRRQISAAAADSSSPVKSHPLHNFPLSDLRWAMNHANTHRLRKASSRSPLREPNHGKGSLVTEDVNEASGSSSFELRPDKKKKKGDSAVDRSGTKSTTPDGRSKIFIRIRTKNNEDTADIATTDNNNPPAVADVHAADDSASPAIDADSERIYDGCGQEADEFGPKTWNLRPRKPPPTKKRSIGHAGGILKSCNGSLPENKTLGTVRTESIRSRNGVDAKMAATTTTTERKEKKPRLSISLSKLEIDEDIYALTGSKPSRRPKKRAKNVQKQLDVLFPGLWMGNVSSDAYKVSEHA comes from the exons ATGTTCCGTCAATCCATGGCGTTTCCTCCACCGATCCACGGCTCTGATGCACCGCCGCCGTCACAACCGCCGCCGGTGGTGACCGTCAGTGAAACTTCCAGACGGCAGATTtctgcagcagcagcagattCGTCTTCGCCGGTGAAGTCTCATCCGCTTCATAACTTCCCGTTATCTGATCTCAGATGGGCTATGAATCACGCTAATACACATAGGCTCCGCAAAGCATCGAGTAGATCTCCGCTTCGTGAACCTAATCATGGGAAAGGGAGTTTGGTGACGGAGGATGTAAACGAAGCTTCAGGTTCTTCGTCTTTCGAATTGAGAccggataagaagaagaagaagggggaCTCCGCCGTAGATCGATCCGGGACGAAGTCAACGACGCCGGACGGTAGATCGAAGATCTTTATCCGGATCCGCACCAAGAACAACGAAGATACAGCTGATATCGCCACCACCGATAATAATAACCCTCCCGCCGTCGCCGATGTCCATGCGGCTGATGATTCAGCTAGTCCGGCGATCGATGCTGATAGTGAACGGATCTACGATGGTTGTGGTCAAGAAGCAGACGAGTTTGGTCCCAAGACTTGGAATCTGAGGCCGAGGAAACCACCGCCGACGAAGAAGCGTTCGATTGGACACGCCGGTGGGATATTGAAGAGCTGTAACGGTTCATTACCGGAGAATAAAACTCTTGGAACGGTTAGAACTGAGTCGATTCGATCCAGGAACGGTGTAGATGCTAAGATGGCGGCGACTACGACGACGAcggagagaaaggagaagaaaccGAGGTTATCGATCTCGCTTTCGAAGCTGGAGATAGATGAAGATATCTACGCGTTGACTGGATCAAAACCTAGTAGAAGACCAAAGAAGAGAGCTAAGAACGTTCAGAAGCAGCTCGAT GTTCTTTTCCCAGGTTTGTGGATGGGTAACGTTTCTTCTGACGCTTACAAGGTCTCAGAACATGCTTGA
- the LOC104788316 gene encoding uncharacterized protein LOC104788316 — protein MESAKSSNIYSHQNVIVMRHGDRLDRSESLWTSKAERPWDPPLAQGGKDRAFRTGQRIRSQIGFPIHRVFVSPFLRCIQTAYEVVAALSAVGLDPKAMSSKDVLCMDNTKLKVSIEFGLCEVLNTSCMDSEVVPKDGKFDFKISDLEAMFPKGTVDSNVDMVCTELPQWGESSEGFKDRYFNTVKTLAEKYPSENLLLVTHWGGVSVALYNYFKDATKYMVDYCGSVEMRRQILNSDDDGFAKFEVVTSHGVSYKDNNCPIHDPVVSQSPV, from the exons ATGGAGTCTGCTAAATCATCAAACATCTATAGCCACCAAAATGTCATCGTGATGCGTCATGGTGATCGACTCGACCGTTCCGAGTCACTCTGGACTTCAAAAGCTGAGAGACCGTGGGATCCACCGCTTGCTCAGGGCGGTAAGGATCGTGCCTTTAGAACCGGCCAGAGAATCCGATCTCAGATTGGGTTTCCGATTCACCGTGTCTTCGTCTCCCCTTTCCTACGCTGCATCCAGACCGCTTACGAAGTCGTTGCCGCTCTCTCCGCCGTCGGTTTAGATCCCAAAGCCATGTCGTCTAAAGACGTCCTTTGCATGGACAACACTAAGCTCAAG GTATCGATTGAATTTGGATTGTGCGAGGTACTGAACACAAGCTGTATGGATAGTGAAGTTGTTCCCAAAGATGGGAAATTTGATTTCAAGATTTCAGATCTTGAAGCTATGTTTCCTAAGGGAACAGTAGATTCTAATGTGGATATGGTTTGTACAGAG TTGCCACAATGGGGAGAATCTTCAGAAGGCTTCAAGGACCGATATTTTAATACAGTGAAGACTCTTGCGGAGAAGTATCCTTCTGAGAACTTGCTCTTAGTCACTCATT GGGGAGGAGTAAGTGTTGCACTTTACAACTACTTCAAAGATGCAACTAAGTACATGGTAGATTATTGTGGTTCTGTTGAAATGAGAAGGCAGATTTTgaatagtgatgatgatgggtTTGCCAAATTTGAGGTGGTTACTAGTCATGGAGTGTCTTACAAGGACAACAACTGCCCAATCCATGATCCTGTTGTAAGCCAATCTCCGGTTTAG
- the LOC104788318 gene encoding uncharacterized protein LOC104788318, which yields MYTITSNVLSKVTPGTIRARATMESAKPNLDGYQNILMMRHGDRIDKIDPLWLDTATRPWDPPLVQDGMVRAFQTGQRIRSQIHFPIHRVFVSPFIRCVQTASEVIAALSAVDFDPNATSSKDVVSIDKSKFKVSIEFGLSEMLNSIAISPEIAPKDGKFDFMISDLEAMFPDGMVDRSVDPVYKEMPQWEETVEGCTDRFLNVIKTLADKYPSENLLLVTHGEGVRTTFATFKGVDVYDVEYCACAELRRQVLSKDGSTLPGGEFEVITSLSQSGIKYHSLITTDQTSV from the exons ATGTATACAATTACTTCCAACGTACTCTCAAAGGTCACACCAGGAACAATCAGAGCAAGAGCAACAATGGAGTCTGCTAAACCTAACCTCGACGGCTACCAAAACATCTTGATGATGCGTCACGGTGATCGCATTGACAAAATCGATCCACTCTGGCTCGATACAGCCACCAGACCATGGGATCCTCCACTCGTTCAAGACGGTATGGTTCGAGCGTTTCAAACTGGTCAACGTATTCGATCTCAGATCCACTTTCCGATTCACCGTGTTTTCGTCTCTCCTTTCATCCGCTGCGTTCAGACTGCTTCCGAAGTTATCGCTGCTCTCTCAGCCGTCGATTTCGATCCTAACGCTACTTCTTCTAAAGACGTCGTTTCGATTGATAAGTCTAAGTTTAAG GTTTCTATTGAGTTTGGATTGAGTGAGATGTTGAACTCAATTGCTATTAGCCCTGAGATTGCTCCAAAAGATGGGAAGTTTGATTTCATGATTTCAGATCTTGAAGCTATGTTTCCTGATGGTATGGTTGATCGTAGTGTGGATCCTGTTTATAAAGAG ATGCCGCAATGGGAAGAGACAGTGGAAGGATGTACAGATAGATTTCTTAATGTGATAAAGACTCTTGCTGATAAGTATCCTTCTGAGAACTTGCTCTTAGTCACTCACG GGGAAGGAGTAAGGACAACATTTGCAACTTTTAAAGGCGTAGATGTGTACGACGTAGAGTATTGTGCTTGTGCTGAACTGAGAAGACAGGTCTTGAGTAAAGATGGATCTACTTTACCTGGAGGAGAATTCGAGGTGATTACAAGTCTTAGTCAAAGTGGAATCAAGTACCATTCCTTGATTACCACAGACCAAACTTCTGTTTAA
- the LOC104788319 gene encoding uncharacterized protein LOC104788319 yields MESPKSNNMDDGSYQNIFVMRHGDRIDNFEPLWVSTAERPWDPPLVQDGMIRAFRTGQRIRSQIAFPIHRVFVSPFLRCVQTASEVVSALSAVNVDPNAMSSPDVPSIDTSKLKVSIELGLCEMLNAVAIRREFAPKDGNFDFSISDLEAMFPEGMVDRNVDMVYKELPKWEESVEGCRDRYVKVVKALADKYPSENLLLVTHGEGVGTTFSTFYKDTTVYEVDYCAYVELRREVSSKDGSAKAGEYEVVLSHGKAGIRFSHDPAQS; encoded by the exons atggagTCTCCCAAATCAAACAACATGGATGATGGCAGCTACCAAAACATCTTCGTGATGCGTCACGGTGATCGAATCGACAATTTCGAGCCACTCTGGGTTTCAACAGCCGAGAGACCTTGGGATCCTCCTCTCGTTCAAGACGGTATGATCCGAGCGTTTCGTACCGGTCAAAGGATCCGATCTCAGATCGCGTTTCCGATTCACCGCGTCTTCGTCTCCCCTTTTCTCCGATGCGTCCAGACTGCTTCCGAAGTCGTCTCTGCTCTCTCTGCCGTCAATGTCGATCCAAACGCCATGTCTTCCCCAGACGTCCCTTCCATTGATACATCTAAGCTCAAG GTTTCTATTGAGCTAGGTTTGTGTGAGATGCTGAACGCAGTGGCTATTAGGCGTGAGTTTGCTCCTAAAGATGGAAACTTTGACTTTAGTATTTCAGATCTTGAAGCTATGTTTCCTGAGGGAATGGTTGATCGTAATGTGGATATGGTTTATAAAGAG TTGCCAAAATGGGAAGAGTCTGTTGAAGGCTGCAGAGATCGATATGTTAAAGTTGTAAAAGCTCTTGCTGATAAGTATCCTTCAGAGAATTTGCTCTTAGTCACTCACG GGGAAGGAGTTGGAACTACATTTTCAACGTTCTATAAAGATACAACTGTGTATGAAGTAGACTACTGTGCTTATGTTGAATTGAGAAGAGAGGTTTCAAGTAAAGATGGGTCTGCTAAAGCTGGGGAGTATGAGGTGGTTTTGAGTCATGGTAAAGCTGGAATCAGGTTCAGTCATGATCCTGCCCAGTCATGA
- the LOC104788320 gene encoding myb-related protein 305-like produces the protein MRKMETNNKKEEIKKGPWKAEEDEVLINHVKRYGPRDWSSIRSKGLLHRTGKSCRLRWVNKLRPNLKNGCKFSADEERVVIELQSEFGNKWARIATYLPGRTDNDVKNFWSSRQKRLARILHNSSSDASTSSSHRCKGKHVKPIRQSCNPTQGFSLVEEEDITVSSSSSLMKVPYSSSDQVDDKGLRLPDLGIKLEHQPFTFGTDLVIAEFSDSHNDAANQQALIPFSPESRELLARLDDPFYYDILGPADSSEPLFALPQPFSEPSPAPRRCRHVSKDEEADVFLDDFPADMFDQVDPIRTP, from the exons ATGAGGAAAATGGAAACGAATAATAAGAAGGAAGAGATAAAGAAAGGGCCATGGAAAGCCGAAGAAGACGAAGTATTGATCAACCATGTTAAGAGATACGGTCCTCGTGACTGGAGCTCCATTCGATCCAAAGGTCTTCTTCACCGCACTGGCAAATCTTGTCGTCTCCGTTGGGTCAACAAACTCCGTCCCAATCTCAAAAA TGGATGCAAGTTCTCGGCTGATGAAGAGAGGGTTGTGATTGAGTTGCAATCTGAGTTTGGGAACAAATGGGCTAGAATCGCTACGTATCTACCTGGAAGAACTGATAACGATGTTAAGAACTTCTGGAGTAGCAGACAAAAGAGACTCGCTAGGATTCTTCATAACTCCTCCTCTGATgcttccacttcttcttctcatcgaTGCAAGGGCAAACACGTCAAACCAATCCGTCAATCTTGCAATCCCACTCAG GGTTTTAGTTtggttgaggaagaagatattacagtttcttcttcttcatcgttgaTGAAGGttccttattcttcttctgatcAAGTTGATGATAAAGGCTTGAGATTGCCTGATTTGGGTATTAAGTTAGAGCATCAGCCTTTCACTTTTGGCACTGATCTTGTTATAGCTGAGTTCTCTGACTCACATAACGATGCAGCAAATCAGCAAGCTCTTATCCCTTTTTCTCCGGAAAGCAGAGAGCTTTTGGCTAGACTTGACGACCCTTTTTACTACGATATACTTGGACCTGCTGATTCTTCTGAGCCATTGTTCGCTCTTCCTCAGCCGTTTTCTGAGCCCTCCCCTGCCCCGAGAAGATGCAGACATGTTTCAAAGGATGAAGAAGCTGATGTTTTCTTAGACGATTTCCCTGCTGATATGTTTGATCAAGTTGATCCGATCCGGACTCCTTAG
- the LOC104788321 gene encoding UPF0481 protein At3g47200-like, whose product MERTLDLESGSNHDESTKKSPAPGMWRFPTNPDLCCIYRVPNCLRQVSPEAYTPQLVLIGPLHRSLISQALKSRGDITNTKLMGYLNMEGHKKVYLMEFSRRVEGKKAVIDGFRKIIEEDEDLIRASYSESTAWIPSQEFVDMILHDSVFILELFLRFYVKGPEKIGDPLMDEPCLVHTVTGDLVLLENQLPYFILEKLFDPIVSILSSHETFRELTITHFRVQDKIGNNSKFRHFTDMARCVRVETVPEHGYGIFRPMYEMYNADKLDNGGVKFEVLEDELLVEVKFTKGVLNIPCFLADDDAEMILRNIMALEQCHYPFNAHVCNYVMFLDFLIDTEKDVDLLVEKGIINNWLGQHRAVAKMVNKLCLGVMHDGSYYCDIATEVMEHYNNKCNKSHAILRRVYCSDLWTGTATAAATCLLLMTLVQTVFSIISVIKK is encoded by the exons ATGGAACGAACCTTGGATCTTGAATCGGGCTCAAACCATGATGAGTCGACGAAGAAATCACCTGCTCCTGGGATGTGGCGTTTTCCTACAAATCCTGATCTTTGTTGTATCTACAGAGTCCCAAACTGCTTACGTCAAGTAAGCCCGGAAGCATACACGCCTCAACTGGTTCTCATTGGACCTCTTCACCGATCTTTAATATCTCAAGCTCTCAAGTCTCGTGGAGATATCACAAACACGAAGCTCATGGGCTACTTGAACATGGAGGGCCACAAGAAAGTTTACTTGATGGAGTTCTCACGAAGGGTTGAAGGGAAGAAAGCAGTCATTGATGGATTCAGGAAGATaatagaagaagacgaagatctTATCAGGGCAAGCTACTCTGAATCAACGGCTTGGATTCCATCTCAGGAGTTCGTGGACATGATCTTGCACGACTCTGTTTTCATACTAGAGCTCTTTTTGAGGTTTTACGTAAAAGGACCAGAGAAAATAGGGGATCCTCTCATGGACGAGCCTTGTCTTGTACACACAGTCACTGGAGATCTCGTCTTGCTCGAGAACCAGCTTCCTTACTTCATCCTCGAGAAACTCTTCGATCCAATAGTTTCAATACTCTCCTCGCACGAGACGTTCCGTGAATTAACCATCACTCATTTTCGAGTCCAAGACAAGATTGGAAACAACTCAAAGTTTAGACATTTTACTGATATGGCAAGGTGTGTCCGCGTGGAGACAGTTCCAGAACATGGTTATGGGATATTCAGGCCTATGTATGAAATGTATAATGCGGATAAGCTAGACAACGGGGGAGTAAAATTCGAGGTCCTGGAAGACGAGCTGTTGGTCGAGGTGAAATTCACCAAAGGTGTTTTGAATATACCATGTTTTTTAGCTGATGACGATGCAGAGATGATACTTCGAAACATAATGGCACTTGAGCAATGCCATTATCCGTTCAACGCCCATGTATGTAACTACGTCATGTTCTTAGATTTTCTCATAGACACCGAGAAGGACGTCGACTTGCTTGTCGAGAAAG gAATAATAAACAATTGGCTTGGGCAACATCGTGCGGTAGCTAAGATGGTGAACAAGCTCTGTCTAGGAGTCATGCATGATGGCTCTTACTATTGTGATATCGCAACGGAAGTAATGGAACACTACAACAACAAATGCAATAAGTCACACGCCATCCTAAGGCGCGTGTATTGCAGCGACCTGTGGACAGGGACAGCCACCGCAGCCGCTACGTGTCTACTGCTGATGACTCTTGTCCAGACGGTATTTTCGATCATTTCAGTTATAAAGAAGTGA